The Salvelinus fontinalis isolate EN_2023a chromosome 39, ASM2944872v1, whole genome shotgun sequence genome has a window encoding:
- the LOC129838897 gene encoding mucin-2-like, with protein MPRSCLAFDPITMDVRVQANPNLYFGVNGGHDGADRNSHSKPFEDKALHFLSQEEQDCILFFEKTIDSLLTPPAVDELDGPGPPIRASAPSLSPVPPLSASDRRTTPKDIIDLVRPAQPDLVHPTHAPFNPPMPDFTQNMVMNNPERHFENKPRREGMENFPTEYNLPPPGKDSAPYGHALYQPVGSVPTPVRIAQKIAEHQGSVGNTNILSSSLLSNCRRNLDLENVERPPTSPDYPIKQDPTTSAKPTHYPNNISMIMGSNQHHSHSLANVNLQDRKSQMLANLSGTSHPVEAEELHGLQNAQVNLPTRSVSFRDPTPNKSRMEALSKLGLTRNHTHNSSTNTKPAAAPIPVATPTPVPMPTPTLTPVSKPDVARQAKTLPPATVNTNTSHASIHDNKPASPSPEVSSKDFNSYGGKTIVVNPSKAAAVAPSTSGHGSKAHPVTSHSDFNPYGGKTKVMKPAPVTTTRADLTQPDIESRAVPPPASTSARVMPSPASTPARVMPSPVSTATPARVMSPPVSTSTPARVMSPPASTPARVTPSPASTPARVMPSPASTPARVMPSPASTSTPARGMPSLASTPARVMPPPVSTSTPARVMPSPASTSTPAKRMPPPTSSSIPTKGETMSYEVKSYGGKTRMVTPSDTTPSTITTPDILTHTLVRYPSKASAPVPSPASRPFRYSTPPSANRAGASPSSPESRPKSAVSKPSFRSQGITVQFSGRGVTDESRREALRKLGLLKDTF; from the exons ATGCCCAGGAGTTGCCTGGCATTTGACCCTATAACCATGGACGTCCGAGTGCAAGCCAATCCGAACCTCTACTTTGGTGTCAACGGGGGTCACGATGGCGCTGATAGAAACTCCCACAGTAAACCATTT GAGGATAAGGCGCTACATTTCTTAAGCCAGGAGGAGCAGGATTGTATCCTCTTCTTTGAGAAGACCATCGACTCCCTGCTAACTCCCCCAGCAGTAGATGAGCTTGATGGACCAGGACCCCCCATACGGGCATCcgcccccagcctcagccccgtACCACCCCTCTCAGCCTCGGACAGACGCACCACCCCCAAGGACATCATAGACCTGGTTCGCCCAGCACAGCCTGATCTGGTCCACCCCACACATGCACCATTCAACCCCCCCATGCCAG ATTTCACCCAGAACATGGTAATGAACAACCCTGAGAGGCATTTTGAGAACAAGCCGAGGCGTGAGGGGATGGAAAACTTCCCTACAGAGTACAACCTGCCGCCCCCTGGCAAGGACAGTGCCCCCTATGGCCACGCCCTGTACCAGCCTGTAGGCTCCGTCCCCACCCCCGTCCGCATCGCCCAGAAGATTGCAGAGCACCAGGGGAGTGTGGGGAACACCaacatcctctcttcctccctcctgtccaACTGCCGTAGGAACCTTGATTTAGAGAACGTAGAGAGACCACCCACCTCCCCGGATTATCCAATCAAACAGGACCCGACCACCTCAGCCAAGCCCACCCATTACCCCAACAACATCAGCATGATAATGGGCAGCAACCAGCACCACAGCCATTCGCTGGCCAATGTGAACCTCCAGGATAGGAAGTCTCAGATGCTGGCTAACCTATCAGGGACGTCCCACCCTGTGGAGGCGGAGGAGCTCCATGGGCTGCAGAACGCCCAGGTAAACCTTCCCACCCGCAGTGTGTCTTTCAGGGATCCCACTCCAAATAAGTCCCGGATGGAGGCACTGTCCAAACTGGGCTTGACCCGAAACCACACCCACAATAGCAGCACAAACACCAAACCCGCTGCTGCCCCGATTCCGGTTGCCACCCCTACACCCGTTCCCATGCCTACCCCTACACTGACACCCGTGAGTAAACCAGATGTGGCCAGACAGGCAAAGACCTTGccaccagcaacagtcaacaccaACACCTCTCATGCAAGTATCCATGACAACAAGCCTGCTTCTCCGTCACCCGAAGTCTCGTCCAAGGACTTTAACAGCTATGGCGGGAAGACCATCGTGGTGAACCCCTCTAAGGCTGCTGCTGTAGCTCCCTCCACCAGTGGCCATGGCAGTAAGGCCCACCCAGTGACCTCTCACAGTGACTTCAACCCTTACGGGGGTAAGACTAAGGTAATGAAACCTGCTCCTGTTACCACAACCAGGGCTGACCTAACCCAGCCAGACATCGAGAGCAGGGCCGTGCCTCCCCCAGCCTCCACCTCAGCCAGAGTGATGCCTTCCCCAGCCTCAACCCCAGCCAGAGTGATGCCTTCCCCAGTCTCCACCGCCACCCCAGCCAGAGTGATGTCTCCCCCAGTCTCCACCTCCACCCCAGCCAGAGTGATGTCTCCCCCAGCCTCCACCCCAGCCAGAGTGACGCCTTCCCCAGCCTCAACCCCAGCCAGAGTGATGCCTTCCCCAGCCTCAACCCCAGCCAGAGTGATGCCTTCCCCAGCCTCAACCTCTACCCCAGCCAGAGGGATGCCTTCCCTAGCCTCAACCCCAGCCAGAGTGATGCCTCCCCCAGTCTCCACCTCCACCCCAGCCAGAGTGATGCCTTCCCCAGCCTCAACCTCCACGCCAGCCAAAAGGATGCCTCCACCAACCTCCAGCTCCATCCCAACCAAAGGAGAAACCATGTCCTACGAGGTCAAGAGCTACGGGGGGAAGACCAGAATGGTCACCCCATCCGACACCACCCCCTCTACCATTACCACCCCTGACATCCTCACACACACCCTAGTGAGGTACCCCAGCAAAGCTTCAGCCCCAGTGCCTTCTCCAGCCTCCAGACCTTTCCGCTATAGCACTCCCCCTAGCGCCAATAGGGCGGGGGCGTCTCCCTCTTCTCCGGAGTCCCGGCCGAAGTCCGCCGTCTCCAAGCCATCGTTCCGCTCCCAGGGGATCACTGTGCAGTTCTCCGGACGGGGAGTGACAGATGAGTCACGCAGAGAAGCTCTCCGGAAACTGGGACTGCTGAAAGACACTTTCTAA